A window of the Ostrea edulis chromosome 1, xbOstEdul1.1, whole genome shotgun sequence genome harbors these coding sequences:
- the LOC125660016 gene encoding nicotinate-nucleotide pyrophosphorylase [carboxylating]-like, translating to MATEDRILNNIYKPIFSNVLSPVTLQHMAREWLKEDTPNFDYGGFVVGEKEETALLLIKSQGVIAGKPFFNAVFKELDCDVAWEYEEGEFLEPIQCVAKVTGKVRRLLLGERVALNCLSRASGIASFARQLAKIKETVCWKGEIAGTRKTTPGFRLVEKYALMVGSVSTHRHDLSSMIMLKDNHIWTSGSITQAVKDARVVGGFSLKVEVECRSVDEALEAAEAGSDIVMLDNFSPEAISSATEKIKSKFPNVLIEASGGITESNIKQYMVPGVDVVSLSRLTQGYDVVDFSLKIHKEGVDPRNLPVK from the exons atGGCAACGGAAGATCGCATTTTGAATAACATTTACAAACCTATTTTTTCAAACGTCCTTTCACCAGTGACATTACAGCACATGGCACGCGAATGGTTAAAAGAAGACACTCCAAATTTTGATTATGGAGGATTTGTTGTTGGTGAAAAAGAGGAGACTGCTTTACTCCTAATCAAAAGTCAGGGGGTCATAGCTGGTAAACCTTTTTTTAATGCTGTCTTCAAAGAATTAGACTGTGATGTTGCATGGGAATACGAGGAGGGAGAATTTTTAGAACCTATACAGTGTGTTGCGAAAGTGACTGGCAAAGTCCGTCGTTTATTATTAGGTGAGAGAGTGGCATTAAATTGTCTTTCTAGAGCTAGTGGTATTGCTTCTTTTGCAAGACAATTAGCTAAGATTAAGGAGACTGTTTGTTGGAAAGGTGAAATTGCAGGTACCAGAAAAACCACCCCTGGATTTAGGTTGGTCGAAAAATATGCGTTAATGGTTGGATCAGTCTCCACGCATCGACATGATTTGTCCTCAATGATTATGTTAAAGGACAATCACATTTGGACATCAGGGAGTATCACACAG GCTGTTAAAGATGCAAGAGTTGTTGGCGGTTTCTCTCTGAAAGTTGAAGTCGAGTGTCGCAGCGTAGATGAAGCATTAGAAGCAGCAGAAGCTGGCAGTGATATTGTTATGCTGGATAATTTCTCTCCAGAG gCAATTTCATCTGCAACTGAGAAAATAAAGTCCAAGTTTCCCAATGTGTTGATAGAGGCTAGCGGAGGAATAACAGAGTCCAACATAAAGCAGTACATGGTACCAGGAGTGGACGTAGTGTCATTAAGCAGACTGACCCAAGGTTATGATGTGGTGGACTTCTCTCTAAAAATTCACAAAGAAGGAGTGGATCCAAGGAATTTGCCAGTTAAATAA